A window of Juglans regia cultivar Chandler chromosome 7, Walnut 2.0, whole genome shotgun sequence contains these coding sequences:
- the LOC108982349 gene encoding two-component response regulator ARR1-like isoform X2, with translation MNPSNGKGSMPTASSSAAWKAGDVVPDQFPAGLRVLVVDDDPTCLVILEKMLRACRYEVTKCNRAEIALSLLRENKNGFDIVISDVHMPDMDGFKLLEDIGLEMDLPVIMMSADDGKNVVMKGVTHGACDYLIKPVRIEALKNIWQHVVRKRKNEWRELEQSGSVEEGDRQQKPCDDLDYSSSANEGNWKSSKKRKDEEEETEERDDSSTLKKPRVVWSVELHQQFVAAVNQLGIDKAVPKKILELMNVPGLTRENVASHLQKYRLYLRRLSGVSQHHSSLNNSFMSPEASFGPMSSLNGLDLQTLAVTGQLPAQSLANLQAAGLGRSTAKSGIPMPLVDQRNLFSFENPKSRFVEGQQQHLSSSKPMNLLHGIPTTMEPKQLASLHQSAQSLGNMNVQVNSHGAQSSSLLMQMAKTQSRGHILNESAGSHLPSLPSSIGQPIMSNGIAGGVIGRNEIGDNGRGTGYNNQVAQTSSMLSFPMNHTTELVGNSFPIGSTPGISNVTSKGAFHEEVSSEIKSSAGFVSSYDIFNDLHPEKSQEWELQNVGLHFNASQNANPVQGNLDVSPSVLVHQGYSSRQGSGQNRNISALGRTMFSGVEATGQGNAQIMDQQLSNLIVDNPVRVKYERFSDTSSQNALFADHFGQEDLMSALLKQQGNTGPAEPDFDFDGYSIDNIPV, from the exons ATGAATCCGAGTAACGGGAAGGGATCGATGCCAACGGCTAGTTCAAGCGCAGCTTGGAAAGCCGGTGACGTGGTTCCAGACCAGTTCCCGGCGGGGCTACGTGTGTTGGTCGTAGATGATGACCCCACATGCCTTGTGATCTTGGAGAAGATGCTCAGGGCTTGTCGTTATGAAG TTACCAAATGCAATAGAGCGGAGATCGCATTGTCGCTGCTTCGAGAGAACAAAAACGGGTTTGATATTGTTATAAGCGATGTTCACATGCCTGACATGGATGGATTCAAACTCCTGGAGGACATTGGGCTGGAGATGGACCTGCCTGTAATCA TGATGTCAGCAGACGATGGGAAAAATGTCGTCATGAAGGGCGTGACTCATGGTGCTTGTGATTACCTAATCAAGCCAGTGCGGATCGAAGCATTGAAGAACATATGGCAGCATGTGGTTCGGAAGAGAAAGAATGAGTGGAGGGAATTGGAGCAGTCAGGTAGTGTAGAAGAGGGAGATCGGCAGCAAAAGCCGTGTGATGATCTGGATTATTCATCCTCAGCCAATGAAGGGAATTGGAAAAGCTCGAAGAAGAGGAAGGATGAGGAGGAAGAAACAGAGGAGAGGGATGATTCATCCACATTAAAGAAGCCCCGGGTGGTTTGGTCGGTTGAACTCCATCAACAGTTTGTGGCTGCTGTTAATCAACTAGGCATTGACA AGGCGGTCCCTAAGAAAATTCTGGAGTTGATGAACGTTCCTGGGCTCACTAGAGAAAATGTTGCCAGCCACCTTCAG AAATATCGCCTGTATCTTAGAAGGCTTAGTGGTGTTTCACAGCACCACAGTAGTTTGAATAATTCTTTCATGAGTCCAGAAGCAAGTTTTGGACCGATGTCTTCGCTCAATGGGCTTGACCTTCAAACACTGGCTGTTACTGGCCAACTCCCAGCACAAAGTCTTGCTAATCTTCAAGCAGCAGGACTTGGTAGGTCTACTGCAAAATCTGGCATTCCCATGCCGCTGGTTGATCAAAGGAATCTATTTAGTTTTGAAAACCCCAAGTCAAGATTTGTAGAGGGGCAACAGCAACATCTGAGCAGCAGCAAACCAATGAATTTACTTCATGGAATTCCAACAACTATGGAACCGAAGCAGCTTGCCAGTTTGCATCAATCTGCACAATCACTAGGGAACATGAATGTGCAAGTCAATTCTCATGGAGCACAGAGTAGCTCTTTGCTGATGCAGATGGCTAAAACACAATCGAGAGGGCATATACTAAATGAATCTGCTGGCAGTCATCTTCCTTCGCTTCCATCATCCATAGGGCAGCCCATTATGTCAAACGGTATTGCAGGTGGGGTTATTGGAAGAAATGAGATTGGTGATAATGGCAGAGGGACAGGGTATAATAATCAAGTTGCCCAAACTTCTTCAATGTTAAGTTTTCCTATGAACCACACCACAGAATTAGTCGGCAACAGTTTCCCTATAGGAAGTACTCCTGGGATATCCAATGTCACATCCAAAGGAGCATTTCACGAAGAGGTTAGCTCAGAAATAAAAAGTTCAGCAGGATTTGTGTCCAGTTATGACATTTTCAATGACCTGCACCCGGAAAAATCACAAGAATGGGAATTACAGAATGTTGGCTTGCACTTCAATGCCTCTCAAAATGCAAACCCTGTACAGGGCAACCTTGATGTGTCACCATCAGTTTTAGTTCATCAAGGATATTCTTCTAGACAAGGTAGTGGACAGAACAGGAATATATCGGCCTTGGGCAGGACAATGTTCTCAGGGGTGGAAGCTACTGGTCAAGGGAATGCACAAATTATGGATCAGCAGCTTAGTAATCTTATTGTTGACAATCCTGTCCGGGTCAAGTATGAACGATTTTCTGATACAAGTAGTCAGAATGCCCTCTTTGCAGATCATTTTGGTCAGGAAGATCTCATGAGTGCACTCCTCAAACAG CAAGGAAATACTGGACCAGCCGAACCTGACTTCGACTTTGATGGATACTCCATCGACAATATTCCAGTATAG
- the LOC108982349 gene encoding two-component response regulator ARR1-like isoform X1: MNPSNGKGSMPTASSSAAWKAGDVVPDQFPAGLRVLVVDDDPTCLVILEKMLRACRYEVTKCNRAEIALSLLRENKNGFDIVISDVHMPDMDGFKLLEDIGLEMDLPVIMMSADDGKNVVMKGVTHGACDYLIKPVRIEALKNIWQHVVRKRKNEWRELEQSGSVEEGDRQQKPCDDLDYSSSANEGNWKSSKKRKDEEEETEERDDSSTLKKPRVVWSVELHQQFVAAVNQLGIDKAVPKKILELMNVPGLTRENVASHLQKYRLYLRRLSGVSQHHSSLNNSFMSPEASFGPMSSLNGLDLQTLAVTGQLPAQSLANLQAAGLGRSTAKSGIPMPLVDQRNLFSFENPKSRFVEGQQQHLSSSKPMNLLHGIPTTMEPKQLASLHQSAQSLGNMNVQVNSHGAQSSSLLMQMAKTQSRGHILNESAGSHLPSLPSSIGQPIMSNGIAGGVIGRNEIGDNGRGTGYNNQVAQTSSMLSFPMNHTTELVGNSFPIGSTPGISNVTSKGAFHEEVSSEIKSSAGFVSSYDIFNDLHPEKSQEWELQNVGLHFNASQNANPVQGNLDVSPSVLVHQGYSSRQGSGQNRNISALGRTMFSGVEATGQGNAQIMDQQLSNLIVDNPVRVKYERFSDTSSQNALFADHFGQEDLMSALLKQQQGNTGPAEPDFDFDGYSIDNIPV; this comes from the exons ATGAATCCGAGTAACGGGAAGGGATCGATGCCAACGGCTAGTTCAAGCGCAGCTTGGAAAGCCGGTGACGTGGTTCCAGACCAGTTCCCGGCGGGGCTACGTGTGTTGGTCGTAGATGATGACCCCACATGCCTTGTGATCTTGGAGAAGATGCTCAGGGCTTGTCGTTATGAAG TTACCAAATGCAATAGAGCGGAGATCGCATTGTCGCTGCTTCGAGAGAACAAAAACGGGTTTGATATTGTTATAAGCGATGTTCACATGCCTGACATGGATGGATTCAAACTCCTGGAGGACATTGGGCTGGAGATGGACCTGCCTGTAATCA TGATGTCAGCAGACGATGGGAAAAATGTCGTCATGAAGGGCGTGACTCATGGTGCTTGTGATTACCTAATCAAGCCAGTGCGGATCGAAGCATTGAAGAACATATGGCAGCATGTGGTTCGGAAGAGAAAGAATGAGTGGAGGGAATTGGAGCAGTCAGGTAGTGTAGAAGAGGGAGATCGGCAGCAAAAGCCGTGTGATGATCTGGATTATTCATCCTCAGCCAATGAAGGGAATTGGAAAAGCTCGAAGAAGAGGAAGGATGAGGAGGAAGAAACAGAGGAGAGGGATGATTCATCCACATTAAAGAAGCCCCGGGTGGTTTGGTCGGTTGAACTCCATCAACAGTTTGTGGCTGCTGTTAATCAACTAGGCATTGACA AGGCGGTCCCTAAGAAAATTCTGGAGTTGATGAACGTTCCTGGGCTCACTAGAGAAAATGTTGCCAGCCACCTTCAG AAATATCGCCTGTATCTTAGAAGGCTTAGTGGTGTTTCACAGCACCACAGTAGTTTGAATAATTCTTTCATGAGTCCAGAAGCAAGTTTTGGACCGATGTCTTCGCTCAATGGGCTTGACCTTCAAACACTGGCTGTTACTGGCCAACTCCCAGCACAAAGTCTTGCTAATCTTCAAGCAGCAGGACTTGGTAGGTCTACTGCAAAATCTGGCATTCCCATGCCGCTGGTTGATCAAAGGAATCTATTTAGTTTTGAAAACCCCAAGTCAAGATTTGTAGAGGGGCAACAGCAACATCTGAGCAGCAGCAAACCAATGAATTTACTTCATGGAATTCCAACAACTATGGAACCGAAGCAGCTTGCCAGTTTGCATCAATCTGCACAATCACTAGGGAACATGAATGTGCAAGTCAATTCTCATGGAGCACAGAGTAGCTCTTTGCTGATGCAGATGGCTAAAACACAATCGAGAGGGCATATACTAAATGAATCTGCTGGCAGTCATCTTCCTTCGCTTCCATCATCCATAGGGCAGCCCATTATGTCAAACGGTATTGCAGGTGGGGTTATTGGAAGAAATGAGATTGGTGATAATGGCAGAGGGACAGGGTATAATAATCAAGTTGCCCAAACTTCTTCAATGTTAAGTTTTCCTATGAACCACACCACAGAATTAGTCGGCAACAGTTTCCCTATAGGAAGTACTCCTGGGATATCCAATGTCACATCCAAAGGAGCATTTCACGAAGAGGTTAGCTCAGAAATAAAAAGTTCAGCAGGATTTGTGTCCAGTTATGACATTTTCAATGACCTGCACCCGGAAAAATCACAAGAATGGGAATTACAGAATGTTGGCTTGCACTTCAATGCCTCTCAAAATGCAAACCCTGTACAGGGCAACCTTGATGTGTCACCATCAGTTTTAGTTCATCAAGGATATTCTTCTAGACAAGGTAGTGGACAGAACAGGAATATATCGGCCTTGGGCAGGACAATGTTCTCAGGGGTGGAAGCTACTGGTCAAGGGAATGCACAAATTATGGATCAGCAGCTTAGTAATCTTATTGTTGACAATCCTGTCCGGGTCAAGTATGAACGATTTTCTGATACAAGTAGTCAGAATGCCCTCTTTGCAGATCATTTTGGTCAGGAAGATCTCATGAGTGCACTCCTCAAACAG CAGCAAGGAAATACTGGACCAGCCGAACCTGACTTCGACTTTGATGGATACTCCATCGACAATATTCCAGTATAG